CTGGTGATGAAATTTTTCTCGATCAAAATATTCCCCTAGTTTTACTGATTGCCTGGCGGATGCTGAATGACACACTTTATGCATGTATCAGAGAACTGCTACTTGCGAATTTTTACCTTAATATCAGGTTCAAGTAAAGCAAGCTCGCTCTTTAGCCGCCAGATAAAGCGTTTACACGGTAATTAATGTGTAAATATTAATCCTTATTCATCATCTGTTCAATAATCTTGTCAGATATAAAATTTTGATTTGTGAAGTATTATATTCATGATGATACAAGAGCTTCACATGAGATTCTTTGATTTATAATATAGTCGAGTTTTTTTCATTTTTTTATTTAAAACTCCTTTCAATCAAGTAATTAGCGATTTCCTCTGTTTCGTTGAGCGAACGTCTGATCAAATCCAGTGCTATGGCTGCAACGTAACGCTGAAAGGCAAGCCGGCTTCCGGGAATCAACAGGCAATGGCTTTGCAGGTTTTTGGCCGTTCCCCAGGCCAGCCATACTGTGCCTACGGGCTTTTCCTTACTGCCGCCACCGGGGCCGGCGACGCCGGAAACGGCAACGGCGTAATCGGCGGTAGATTTTTCCAGGGCTCCTTTGGCCATGGCCAGAACGGTTTCCCGGCTGACGGCGCCCTTGCTTGCCAGGATTTGCGGATCTACGCCCAGCATCCGGGTTTTCATTTTATTGGAGTAAGTGACAAAACCGGCTTCAAAGGCCTGTGAAGAGCCGGGAATTTGCGTGAGTAAGCTGGCGATCAGGCCGCCGGTGCAAGACTCCGCCGTGGCCAGTTTTTGCCCTTTCCTGATTAGCCGGGTTAATACGTGTTCGGCCAGGCTCTTGGGCGTACCGTCGATTTCGGCGACTATATGCTGACCCAACAGGGCGCTGAGCCGTGCCTGGCATCGGGGCTTTTCGGCTTCTCCTGCCGGCGTGCGCGTGGTGAGTTTTAATTCAAGCAAGGGATCGCCGGCGCGAAAGCCCAGTTCAACACTGTCGGGCCAGTCGGGAAACTGGTCGTGGATAAGCTGTTGCAGTTTGGACTCCCCCAGGCCAAAAACCTGGAACTTGGTGATGCGGGTTTTATGCTTCCCCGTACTTTTTTCTGCCAAAGCCGGCAGGATTTGCTCCTTGAGCATCACCTTTAATTCTGCGGGCACGCCCGGGGTACAATAAATATCGCATCTCTGAAAGTTGACTTTAAAGCCGACGGCGCTGCCGATGCGGTTGGCGATAATATCACAGCCCCGGGGTAATAATGCCTGCTTTAAATTGGCGGGGGTTAATTCCGTGCCCCTTTGTTTGCACCAGGCGAGCAAATGTTCATAAGCCTGTTCATGCTGCACCTGTGGTAGGTCCATGGCCTGTGCCAGCGCCTGGGCGGTGAAATCGTCACTTGTTGGTCCTAAGCCGCCGTTGATGATCAGCACGTCCGCCATTGAACTCATTTGCCTGATTTCCGACACCAGCAGGGACAGATCATCGCTGACGGTGACTTTACGTTTGATTTCTATGCCGGTTTCCGCCAGCTCCCGGGCGATCATGGCGGAGTTAGTGTCGACAATATCCCCGTTTAATAATTCATTACCGGTTAATAACAGCTGAACTTTGCTTTGTGTCATGGTTTGTCCATTTTTGGGTTAAGGAGAAAAAGCCCTGGTCTGGCATTTTATCGGGTGAAAAATTTATTGAAACCGATTTAAACCTTTTTTTAGCTCTCTTCATCTAATCAGGTAAATATCTTATAAAAGTCAGGGAAATAATATGAATAAGCTTATCAGTAAATCATTTGGTGTTGCCGTTTTAGCCGGTGTGATGGCAGGACAGGTTAATGCCGACGTAACCGATGAAATCAACAAATCTTTTACCGTCGGGGATAACAGCAGTTTCCGTCTGGAAAATGTCAACGGCAGTGTTGATATCCAAAGCTGGCAGGAAAAAGTGATCCGGGTAACGGCTATTATCGAAGCCGATGATCAGGATGACAGGGATCGTATTTCTATCGATATGAGCCAGAACGACCGGGGAGTCAGGGTTGAAACCCGCTATGAAAACAACTCGGGCTGGGGAAACAGCAATAATTCCGGCTCGGTGGACTACCGTATTATGGTACCCCAGGATGTTGATCTTGATAAAATTGAATTGGTAAACGGCTCCTTGACCATAGAAAATGTTTTGGGGGAAGTAAATGCGGAACTGGTGAACGGTTCAATAAAAGCGTCAGGCCTGGGAGCCGATGCCGATATCAGCTCGGTTAACGGCAGTATCAAAGTGAACTACCGGCAAATAGATCAGGACCTTGAGCAAATTAAAATCGAAACCGTTAACGGCAGTATCAAGCTTCACCTGCCGCAGGATATCAGCGCGGCAGTCGATGCCGAAACCATGCACGGCAGTATCAAAAATGATTTTGGTTTAAAGGTGGAAAAAAACTTTTTTAGCGGACGTAATATGCGCGGCGATATAGGCTCGGGCAATGCGCGTATCTCCCTTGACAGTGTCAACGGCAGCATTAAGCTGATGAAGAAGTAGTTTTCAGATAAAAATGCTACTAAAAGGTTATTGCCTTATGGCAATAGCCTTTTTTGTTGCCTGTTTACCGGCGGTTTGCTTAGCAAACGTTAAGCCTTATGGCGCTTATGCCGGATATGGATATAATAGCGGCAGCAATTATTAGCATTATTTACAGGGCAGAGCGCTGCCTTGTCTGATTAGGGATGTTTTATGTCATTATTACCTTATGTAGAAGTTGTTACCGGGAGCGAGCCGGGGGCAAGTGTGATCTGGTTACACGGTTTGGGCGCCGACGGCCACGATTTTGAACCTATAGTACCTGAGTTAAAACTGTCGCAAAAACACGCGGTACGTTTTATTTTTCCCCATGCGCCGAAAATTCCCGTGACCATCAACGGCGGTATGGTGATGCCGGCCTGGTATGATATTTTAGATATGAATATCAACCGTAAGGTGGATAACGTGCAATTGCAGGCCTCTGCCGATGCGGTGATTGCCCTGGTGGAGCAGGAGCTGGCCCGCGGTATTCCCAGCGAGCAGATTTTCCTGGCCGGTTTTTCCCAGGGAGGCGCGGTTGCCTATCAGGCGGCGCTTTCTTATGATAAACCCCTTGGCGGATTATTGACCATGTCTACCTATCTGGCCACCGCCGATACGCTGGAACTGCACCCGCAAAACCGGAATATCCCGGTGATGGTTATGCACGGTACCGAAGACCCGGTTGTGCCAGAGCAACTGGGCCAGGCGGCAAGCGCCTTTTTGCAAAAGCATGATTACAGTTACCAATATCATACCTACCGTATGCCCCACAGTGTTTGCGCCGAGCAAATTGCCGATATATCAGCCTGGCTGCAGCCTAAATTGAAATAAATTCTGTTTTGCTTTACCCGGCCGCCTTAGTGCCGGCCCGGGGAGCATTATCATCAGGGTCAGGGCCTGCTCCCCGTCGATGTCGGCTTGTTATCCTAAGGTACGGGCGTTAACGTCAACAGCTGCCGGGAGCAATGCTTTGACCTGCTCTTTTTGTTTGGGGCAACAGACCAAGTTGATAGAGCTATTGCCTGGGTATATATTACAGGGATAATGGTGTATTTCTTTTCAGCCCATTGCCAATTAAGGATAATCAATGAAAATTAACCGGAAGCTACTTGTGTGTTTTTGGGCTTCCATGGTTTTTTGTTTTTTCCGGGGTGAGGCAAAGACTTTTATTATCGGCGTCGAGGATGTCAGTTATTATCCTATTTATGATTTTTCTTCGACCCGCGGCCACCAGCCGAGCTTTACCAAAGAGCTGCTCAGCACTTTCTTTGATACACACAAATACTCTTACCGTTTTATTGCCCTGCCGATCAAACGTTTTAACCAGTGGTATATTGACGAAGGCATAGATTTTAAATTTCCGGATAATGTGCGCTGGCAACAGGAGACAGACAAGGGGCTGGATATTACTTTTAGTGATCCCGTGCTTACACTGATGTCCGGAGTTTATATGTTAAAGTCCCGGTTGCCGATGCAGCGGGATGAGGTTAAATCCCTGGGGACTATTCTCGGTTTTCAGCCAACCTTGTGGTTAGATAAGGTTAACGCCAAAGAAGTGACTTTACAGGAAGAATCTTCGCCGTTAAGCATTGTTAAACATCTTTTACATGGCAATATCGATGCCACGAATATCGACGGCAATGTGATACGCCATAACCTGGCCAGTTTAAAGCGCAGCGGTGAGCTGGTGCTGAATAAAGCTATCCACCATGAAACTTATGCTTATCATTTTTCTACGATAAAATATCCCGGGGTGATTGCCCAGTTTAATGTTTTTTTAAAAACACATGCCGCTCTGGTCAGGGCGTTAAAGCAAAAGTATCAAATCACCGAAGCGATAACACTAAGCGACAGCAGCAGTAACCAAACGGAGGGATAATGAAATATCACCGGGAACAACTTTTCGGTCGCTGGTATAACACAGATACCGACGACAAAGGCATCCAGACCAGCGAATATGCCGAGCTTGCCGCCGACGGCAGTTTTGAAATTACCTTTTTAACTTTTGATGACAAAGGTGAGGTGTGTGATAAAGTGATAGAGCTGGGAGACTGGGGCCTGGTAGGCGATATTCATTTTACCATCACCAAAAGTGAATTGATTGCCCAGGAGCTTTATCCTGCGGATCTGGCCAACAGTGAAAATTATCATGCCTACCGGGTGCTGCAGCTGGATAATAAAGTTTTTGAATACCAGCATATAGAAACCCGTGAAGTGTATAAGCTGCGCCGGGTTGCCGATACGGTCGGGCACTGTTAGCCATGCCATCTGAAGCCTGTTGCCGGCGGAAAGTGTTTTTTGTCCACGCGCCGTTCGGGCGAAGCCTGAATTGTTGACCCTTATTAACCTGAAAAGTTGAGAATACGGATGAAGCCTTTACAAGATGCCAGTTTGATTACGGCAATAAAAACCCCGTTTACGATAAGCGGTGAAATAGACCTGGTGACATACGATGCCCTGGTGGAGCAGCAGATACTCGCAGGCGTTGACGGTATTATTGTCGGCGGTACCACAGGGGAAGGCCATTTATTAAGCTGGGAAGAGCACTTGATGCTGATCGCCCACAGTGTCCATAAATTTGGCCGGCGTTTGCTTATTGTCGGCAATACCGGCAGCAACAACACCCGTGAGGCGGTAAAGGCCACAGAAAACGGCTTTGCCACGGGTATGGATGCGGCATTGCAGATCAACCCCTATTACGGCAGGACCTCAAATGCCGGGGTTAAAGCGCATTTTACCCGGGTATTGGATATAGGTCCGGCCTTTATTTATAACGTGCCCGGACGCACCGGGCAGGATCTGACTCCGGACATTATTGAACCTTTGGCCCGGCATGAAAACTTTATCGGCGTGAAAGAATGCGCCGGTAATGAGCGCATCGGCTATTATGAGCAGCGCGGCATTGCCTGCTGGTCCGGCAATGATGATGAAAGCTTTGCCGGGCGCCATCAGTGCCGCTCCCACGGGGTGATTTCGGTGACTTCCAATCTTTTTCCCGGCTTGATGCGCCGCCTGATGGACGATAATGATGCCGGGCTTAATGAGCGGCTGCAGGGAATCATGAAATGGCTGTTTTGCGAGCCCAACCCGATTGCCATCAATACGGCATTGATGATGACAGGGGCGGTCCCGCCGGTTTTCCGCCTGCCTTACCAGGCACTAACCCGGGAGCAAAGAGAGCAGGGGCTGGCGCTGTTATCGACGTTTGAAAGCGGTGAATACGTGGGGGAGCAGGCCCGTCTGCTGGCAGACAGTGACTTTATTTACCGGGCCTAGCTTTTGCCTTGCCAGGTTTAGCTTTATAAGACATAGCTTTATAAAGTTTAGTTTTCTTTATTCCGCCAGCTGTTGTGCCACAGCATCAAGTTGCGGCCGGTATTGCTGCGGCAGTTCAAAAGAACGGGCTTCCCCGCTCAGGGGGCAGGTGAATTCTAATGATACCGCACATAGCTGTAAATTAAGGCTGTCGGGGTAGCGGCGCTCCGGGTCGCCGTGC
This genomic window from Thalassomonas viridans contains:
- a CDS encoding CinA family nicotinamide mononucleotide deamidase-related protein, which translates into the protein MTQSKVQLLLTGNELLNGDIVDTNSAMIARELAETGIEIKRKVTVSDDLSLLVSEIRQMSSMADVLIINGGLGPTSDDFTAQALAQAMDLPQVQHEQAYEHLLAWCKQRGTELTPANLKQALLPRGCDIIANRIGSAVGFKVNFQRCDIYCTPGVPAELKVMLKEQILPALAEKSTGKHKTRITKFQVFGLGESKLQQLIHDQFPDWPDSVELGFRAGDPLLELKLTTRTPAGEAEKPRCQARLSALLGQHIVAEIDGTPKSLAEHVLTRLIRKGQKLATAESCTGGLIASLLTQIPGSSQAFEAGFVTYSNKMKTRMLGVDPQILASKGAVSRETVLAMAKGALEKSTADYAVAVSGVAGPGGGSKEKPVGTVWLAWGTAKNLQSHCLLIPGSRLAFQRYVAAIALDLIRRSLNETEEIANYLIERSFK
- a CDS encoding alpha/beta hydrolase — its product is MSLLPYVEVVTGSEPGASVIWLHGLGADGHDFEPIVPELKLSQKHAVRFIFPHAPKIPVTINGGMVMPAWYDILDMNINRKVDNVQLQASADAVIALVEQELARGIPSEQIFLAGFSQGGAVAYQAALSYDKPLGGLLTMSTYLATADTLELHPQNRNIPVMVMHGTEDPVVPEQLGQAASAFLQKHDYSYQYHTYRMPHSVCAEQIADISAWLQPKLK
- a CDS encoding DUF4097 family beta strand repeat-containing protein, with amino-acid sequence MNKLISKSFGVAVLAGVMAGQVNADVTDEINKSFTVGDNSSFRLENVNGSVDIQSWQEKVIRVTAIIEADDQDDRDRISIDMSQNDRGVRVETRYENNSGWGNSNNSGSVDYRIMVPQDVDLDKIELVNGSLTIENVLGEVNAELVNGSIKASGLGADADISSVNGSIKVNYRQIDQDLEQIKIETVNGSIKLHLPQDISAAVDAETMHGSIKNDFGLKVEKNFFSGRNMRGDIGSGNARISLDSVNGSIKLMKK
- the dapA gene encoding 4-hydroxy-tetrahydrodipicolinate synthase; translated protein: MKPLQDASLITAIKTPFTISGEIDLVTYDALVEQQILAGVDGIIVGGTTGEGHLLSWEEHLMLIAHSVHKFGRRLLIVGNTGSNNTREAVKATENGFATGMDAALQINPYYGRTSNAGVKAHFTRVLDIGPAFIYNVPGRTGQDLTPDIIEPLARHENFIGVKECAGNERIGYYEQRGIACWSGNDDESFAGRHQCRSHGVISVTSNLFPGLMRRLMDDNDAGLNERLQGIMKWLFCEPNPIAINTALMMTGAVPPVFRLPYQALTREQREQGLALLSTFESGEYVGEQARLLADSDFIYRA